The following are encoded in a window of Eleutherodactylus coqui strain aEleCoq1 chromosome 12, aEleCoq1.hap1, whole genome shotgun sequence genomic DNA:
- the NRM gene encoding nurim encodes MSSGDSVTNPGSPTPSKPTCLALGVVSFLCFMAGFSTGVEFVRFLSFGAIFKNISGGLEDESPVLWSDAGRDVAFLRSLGINVALLLLFVVQHSLMAWPAVKDTVVKVFGVLQRSVYILCTAVSLQILMRYWQSFPHGPYLWNVSTAPWSTWLPLLCALLHTISWFLIFSVLLIFDYAELMGVKQVYYHCLGMGDPLSHKSPRAARLYAHLRHPIYLELLVILWAVPSFSPDRLLLASTLTLYLTLVHRLDVLDYTYLRSQLEKKFTLFSREEASSEYSASWKKD; translated from the coding sequence ATGTCATCAGGAGATTCAGTCACTAATCCTGGTTCTCCGACGCCCTCAAAACCAACCTGCCTTGCTCTGGGTGTGGTGTCCTTCCTCTGCTTTATGGCGGGGTTTAGCACCGGGGTAGAGTTTGTGCGCTTCCTGTCCTTCGGTGCTATATTCAAGAACATCAGTGGAGGACTGGAGGACGAGTCTCCGGTGTTGTGGAGCGATGCTGGTAGAGACGTTGCGTTCCTGCGTTCCCTTGGGATAAACGTTGCATTGCTACTCTTATTTGTTGTCCAGCACAGTCTCATGGCCTGGCCTGCAGTAAAAGACACAGTTGTGAAGGTGTTTGGGGTACTGCAAAGATCCGTGTACATCCTGTGCACCGCTGTGTCCCTCCAGATCTTGATGCGCTACTGGCAGTCCTTCCCGCACGGACCCTATCTTTGGAATGTCTCCACTGCTCCCTGGAGCACTTGGCTTCCCCTACTGTGCGCTCTCCTCCATACTATATCGTGGTTCCTCATATTCAGCGTCCTGCTAATCTTCGACTACGCAGAACTGATGGGGGTCAAGCAAGTCTATTACCATTGCCTGGGAATGGGTGACCCTCTTTCTCATAAGTCTCCTCGTGCTGCCCGGCTCTATGCCCACCTCAGGCACCCCATCTATCTGGAGTTATTGGTCATCCTCTGGGCTGTGCCTTCTTTTTCTCCCGACCGTCTGCTGCTCGCCTCCACACTTACCCTTTACCTCACTCTGGTCCACCGCCTAGATGTGCTGGATTACACCTACCTCCGTTCCCAGCTGGAAAAGAAGTTTACGCTCTTCTCGCGAGAGGAAGCGAGCTCTGAGTACAGTGCGTCGTGGAAAAAAGACTGA